The Phorcysia thermohydrogeniphila nucleotide sequence CCCAAATAGATTTTTGGAGGATAGGATTATGGCAAAGCAGAAATTTGAAAGGAAGAAGCCCCACAAGAACGTAGGAACAATCGGACACGTAGACCACGGTAAAACAACCCTCACAGCTGCTATCACCCACTGTCTCGCCCTCAAAGGTCTCGCTCAGGAAGTAGCCTACGACCAGATTGACAAAGCTCCCGAGGAGAGGGAAAGGGGTATCACAATCGCCACTGCCCACGTAGAGTACGAATCCGACAAGTACCACTACGCCCACGTTGATTGC carries:
- a CDS encoding GTP-binding protein, which encodes MAKQKFERKKPHKNVGTIGHVDHGKTTLTAAITHCLALKGLAQEVAYDQIDKAPEERERGITIATAHVEYESDKYHYAHVDC